In Bos indicus x Bos taurus breed Angus x Brahman F1 hybrid chromosome 23, Bos_hybrid_MaternalHap_v2.0, whole genome shotgun sequence, a single genomic region encodes these proteins:
- the ATAT1 gene encoding alpha-tubulin N-acetyltransferase 1 isoform X4, with product MEFPFDVDALLPERITVLDQHLRPPARRPGTTTPARVDLQQQIMTIVDELGKASAKAQHLPAPITSASRMQSNRHVMYILKDTSARPAGKGAIVGFLKVGYKKLFVLDDREAHNEVEPLCILDFYIHESLQRHGHGRELFQHMLQKERVEPHQLAIDRPSQKLLKFLNKHYNLETTVPQVNNFVIFEGFFAHQHRPPATSLRATRHSRAAALDPMPAAPARKLPPKRAEGDIKPYSSSDREFLKVAVEPPWPLNRAPRRATPPAHPPPRSSSLGNSPERGPLRPFVPEQELLRSLRLCPPHPTARLLLATDSGGSPAQRRRTSSLPRSDESRY from the exons ATGGAGTTCCCGTTCGATGTGGACGCGCTGCTCCCGGAGCGGATCACGGTGCTGGACCAGCACCTAAGGCCCCCGGCCCGCCGACCCGGAACCACAACGCCGGCCCG TGTTGATCTGCAGCAGCAAATTATGACCATTGTAGATGAGCTGGGCAAGGCCTCTGCTAAG GCCCAGCATCTTCCTGCTCCCATAACCAGTGCATCCAGGATGCAGAGCAATCGCCACGTTATGTATATACTCAAAGATACTTCAGCTCGGCC ggctggaaaaggagcCATTGTTGGCTTTCTTAAAGTTGGATATAAGAAACTCTTTGTACTG GATGATCGTGAGGCTCACAATGAGGTAGAACCACTTTGCATCTTGGACTTTTACATCCATGAATCACTTCAACGCCATGGCCACGGACGAGAACTCTTCCAGCATATGTTGCAG AAGGAGCGAGTTGAACCACACCAACTGGCCATTGACAGACCCTCCCAGAAGCTGCTGAAGTTCCTGAATAAACACTACAACCTGGAGACCACCGTCCCACAG GTGAACAACTTTGTGATCTTCGAAGGCTTCTTTGCCCATCAGCATC GGCCCCCTGCTACCTCCCTGAGGGCAACTCGACACTCTCGTGCTGCTGCGCTCGATCCTATGCCCGCTG CTCCAGCAAGGAAGCTGCCACCCAAGCGAGCAGAGGGAGACATAAAGCCATACTCCTCTAGTGACCGAGAAT TTCTGAAGGTAGCTGTGGAGCCTCCGTGGCCCCTGAACAGGGCCCCTCGCCGTGCGACTCCTCCAGCCCACCCACCCCCTCGCTCCAGCAGCCTGGGAAACTCACCAGAACGGGGCCCCCTCCGCCCCTTTGTGCCAGAGCAGGAGCTGCTGCGTTCCCTGCGCCTctgccccccacaccccaccGCCCGCCTTCTGCTTGCTACTGACTCTGGGGGCAGCCCTGCCCAGCGGCGTCGCACCAG TTCTCTTCCCCGCTCTGATGAGAGTCGATACTGA
- the ATAT1 gene encoding alpha-tubulin N-acetyltransferase 1 isoform X5, translating to MEFPFDVDALLPERITVLDQHLRPPARRPGTTTPARVDLQQQIMTIVDELGKASAKAQHLPAPITSASRMQSNRHVMYILKDTSARPAGKGAIVGFLKVGYKKLFVLDDREAHNEVEPLCILDFYIHESLQRHGHGRELFQHMLQKERVEPHQLAIDRPSQKLLKFLNKHYNLETTVPQVNNFVIFEGFFAHQHPPARKLPPKRAEGDIKPYSSSDREFLKVAVEPPWPLNRAPRRATPPAHPPPRSSSLGNSPERGPLRPFVPEQELLRSLRLCPPHPTARLLLATDSGGSPAQRRRTSSLPRSDESRY from the exons ATGGAGTTCCCGTTCGATGTGGACGCGCTGCTCCCGGAGCGGATCACGGTGCTGGACCAGCACCTAAGGCCCCCGGCCCGCCGACCCGGAACCACAACGCCGGCCCG TGTTGATCTGCAGCAGCAAATTATGACCATTGTAGATGAGCTGGGCAAGGCCTCTGCTAAG GCCCAGCATCTTCCTGCTCCCATAACCAGTGCATCCAGGATGCAGAGCAATCGCCACGTTATGTATATACTCAAAGATACTTCAGCTCGGCC ggctggaaaaggagcCATTGTTGGCTTTCTTAAAGTTGGATATAAGAAACTCTTTGTACTG GATGATCGTGAGGCTCACAATGAGGTAGAACCACTTTGCATCTTGGACTTTTACATCCATGAATCACTTCAACGCCATGGCCACGGACGAGAACTCTTCCAGCATATGTTGCAG AAGGAGCGAGTTGAACCACACCAACTGGCCATTGACAGACCCTCCCAGAAGCTGCTGAAGTTCCTGAATAAACACTACAACCTGGAGACCACCGTCCCACAG GTGAACAACTTTGTGATCTTCGAAGGCTTCTTTGCCCATCAGCATC CTCCAGCAAGGAAGCTGCCACCCAAGCGAGCAGAGGGAGACATAAAGCCATACTCCTCTAGTGACCGAGAAT TTCTGAAGGTAGCTGTGGAGCCTCCGTGGCCCCTGAACAGGGCCCCTCGCCGTGCGACTCCTCCAGCCCACCCACCCCCTCGCTCCAGCAGCCTGGGAAACTCACCAGAACGGGGCCCCCTCCGCCCCTTTGTGCCAGAGCAGGAGCTGCTGCGTTCCCTGCGCCTctgccccccacaccccaccGCCCGCCTTCTGCTTGCTACTGACTCTGGGGGCAGCCCTGCCCAGCGGCGTCGCACCAG TTCTCTTCCCCGCTCTGATGAGAGTCGATACTGA